TCTTAGACCCTGGCGATTGGGCAACAGATATTAAAATAGACATGGTTGCAAACAAAAATACTTGACTCCTGATTTTTAGGATGCCCAAATCCTTGATGTCATCTTGCGGTATTTTTGTTAATTTTTTACTAAGGGCATTGGGAATTGGTAATTGGTGATTGGTAATTGGGTATTAGGAAGGGTGGGGGAACCCCACCCCTAGTTGTCCCCGTTGTCCTCCTTGTCCTCCTTGTCCCCCACTCCCCCACTCCCCCCCTCCCCCCCTCTCCCCATTCCCCATGCCCAATGTCCCATTGCCCAATGCCCCAATCAATTCTTTTAGCAACATTCGTCTGATTGCTACAGATATGGATGGCACCCTGACGCAACAAGGTAAATTTACTTCTGCCTTATTGCAAGCTTTGGAGAATTTAGCGGCGGTTGGAATCAAAGTAGTAATTGTTACTGGACGTTCCGCAGGCTGGGTGAGTGGACTAAGTAGCTTGATGCCCATCGCTGGTGCGATCGCCGAAAATGGCGGTATATTCTATTCATCTAATAGTGAAACTGTAGCTTTAACGCCGATTCCCGATTTAGTTGCCCATCGTCAACATTTAGCCGCAGCTTTTGCCCAATTACAAACACATTTTCCCCAAATCCGAGAATCTGCCGACAATCGCTTTCGCATCACCGACTGGACTTTTGATGTAGCTTCTTTGAGTACAGGTGAACTGCTTTGGTTAAGTAATCTCTGTCAACAACTGAATTGGGGATTCACCTACAGCAACGTCCAGTGTCACATCAAACCCTTGGGGCAAGATAAAGCTGTAGGATTATTGCAAGTATTGCGAGAATACTTTCCTGATTATTCACCTCAACAAGTTGTTACCGTTGGCGATAGTCCCAATGATGAAAGTTTATTCGATCAACGTTATTTTCCCGTTTCTGTGGGTGTAGCGAATGTGATGGAATATGCCAATCAGTTGCACCATCAACCTGTTTATATCACCACTGCTGCTGAAGGTGCAGGATTTTGTGAGTTATCTAATTACTTATTGCAAACCGTAAAAATACTGAATTACACGTAGTCGGCGCTTCAGCGCTGAAGCATTAACTAGAAAACGAAATAACAGGTAGTCGTCAAGAGCGCTAAAGCGCTCAC
Above is a genomic segment from Tolypothrix sp. NIES-4075 containing:
- a CDS encoding HAD family hydrolase; this encodes MPNVPLPNAPINSFSNIRLIATDMDGTLTQQGKFTSALLQALENLAAVGIKVVIVTGRSAGWVSGLSSLMPIAGAIAENGGIFYSSNSETVALTPIPDLVAHRQHLAAAFAQLQTHFPQIRESADNRFRITDWTFDVASLSTGELLWLSNLCQQLNWGFTYSNVQCHIKPLGQDKAVGLLQVLREYFPDYSPQQVVTVGDSPNDESLFDQRYFPVSVGVANVMEYANQLHHQPVYITTAAEGAGFCELSNYLLQTVKILNYT